In Lachnospiraceae bacterium, the DNA window TACACCGATTAATGGGATCTGCGGAATGGTCGATGTGGGGGATCATTACAGCAATAATCTGCAGAAACAGGCAGATTGCAGGAAAAAGATCCGTGAAGCCTCAAATATTCTTTTAGAGCTGATCAATGAAGTCCTTGATATGAGCAAGCTGGAATCAGGGGAAATTTTGCTGGAAGAAAAGCCTTTTGATGTTTATAAGACAATAAATGATGTAATGGACTTGGTTAGCAGACAGGCAGATGAAAGGGGAATAAAGGTTGAACAGACAATAGAGATTAAGAACCGGAAATTACTGGGAAGCTCCCTTTATCTGAAACGTATGCTAATGAATATCCTGAGTAATGCTGTGAAATACAATAAGGATTATGGAAACATAGATCTAAGCTGCAAAGAAATCCCGTCACACAGTACAGAAAGTACAATGCTGGAATTTACATGCCGGGATACAGGTATTGGCATGAGCAGCGGATTTAAAGAGCATGTTTTTGAATCCTTTGCCAGGGAGCAAAAGGGCGGAGCTTCTAAATTTGGGGGAACAGGTTTAGGGATGACCATCACCAAGAACCTGGCAGAAAAAATGGGCGGAACGATCACCTTTGAAAGCGAGAGGGACAAAGGTACGACCTTTGTGCTCCGGATCCCATTTAAAATAGACCTGGATGCGGATAAACATAAAGAACAGAAGAATGTATCGGAAAGATCCATAAAGGATCTGAATATCCTTCTGGTAGAAGATAATGAGCTGAATATGGAAATTGCTGAATTTTTGCTCCAGAATGAGGGCGCCCAGGTGACGAAAGCATGGAATGGACAGGAAGCGGTTGAGATATTCGAAAAAAGCAGACCTGGTGGATTTGATGTCATCCTTATGGATATTATGATGCCGGTCATGAATGGCTATGAAGCAGCAAAGATAATCAGGTCTCTGGACAGGAAAGATGCAAAGGTGGTCCCCATCATTGCAATGACAGCAAATGCCTTTACCGAGGATAAGCTGAAAGCAAAAGAAGCAGGGATGGATGAACATATTGCAAAACCGGTTGATGTGAAATTACTGGTAAAAGTGATCAGCGGATTAGTGGAAAATAGTTTTGGGGGGATCCGTAATGAAAAAGAAAAAATGGAATAGATTGTTTTCTGTACTTTTTGTGATGGTGACAGTTATATCACTTCTGTCAGGCTGTGGCAGAAAGCGTGCAGAAAAAGAAGATGCAGAAACGATCACAGTATATTTGTGGTCCACGCAGCTGTATGAAAAATATGCCCCATACATCCAGAAACAGCTTCCGGATATTAATATTGAATTTGTGGTAGGTAATAATGACCTGGATTTCTACCGGTTCCTGAAGGAAAACGGTGGATTGCCGGATGTTATAACCTGCTGCCGTTTTTCACTTCATGATGCAAGCCCACTTAAAGACAGCCTGATGGATCTTTCCACAACCAATGAGGCAGGTGCTGTCTATAATACATACATTAACAGTTTTACGAACCGGGATGGCAGCGTAAACTGGCTTCCTGTGTGTGCAGATGCCCATGGCTTTGTAGTGAACAGGGATCTTTTTGAAAAGTATGATATTCCTCTGCCAACAGATTACGAAAGCTTTGTTTCTGCATGCAGGGAATTTAAAAAAGCAGGTATCCGTGGTTTTGCTGCAGACTATTATTATGATTATACATGTATGGAAACGCTGCAGGGACTGTCTGCTTCAGAGCTTTCTTCAGCAGCCGGACGCAAATGGCGTACCATCTACAGTGATCCGGAAAATACAAAAAGAGAAGGTCTGGACAGTACAGTCTGGCCGGAGGTCTTTGAACGTATGGAGCAATTCATAAAGGATACAGGATTGAGCCGGGACGATTTGGATATGAATTATGATGATGTGACTGAATTGTACAAAAACGGTAAGGTTGCCATGTATTTTGGCAGTTCTTTCGGTGTAAAAATATTTCAGGACCAGGGGATCAACACAACATTTCTGCCATTTTTTCAAGAGAACGGCGAAAAGTGGCTGATGACTACACCCTATTTCCAGGTGGCATTAAACCGTGATCTGACACAGGATGAAACGCGCCGGCAGAAGGCAATGAAGGTGCTGAATACAATGCTTTCAGAGGAGGCACAGAACCAGATCGTTTATGAGGGACAGGATATATTAAGCTATAGTCAGAATGTAGATATCCGTCTTACAGAATACCTGAAAGATGTAAAGCCTGTGATCGAAGAAAACCATATGTATATCCGTATTGCGTCAAATGACTTTTTTGCCATTTCTAAGGATGTGGTTTCCAGGATGATCTCAGGGGAATACGATGCAGAGCAGGCTTATCAGTCATTTAATACCCAGCTTCTTGAGGAAAGCACCACTTCTGAGAATATCGTGCTGGAGCCACAGAAAACTTATTCTAATATTTTTCATACCGATGGGGGGAATGAAGCGTATTCTGTTATGGCAAACACTTTGCGGGGTATTTATGGCACAGATGTGCTGATCGCATCAGGAAACAGCTTTACAGGAAATGTACTTAAGGCAAAGTACAGTGAAAAAATGGCAGGCAGAATGATCATGCCAAATGGTCTTTGGGCTTACAAGTGTACGATGAGCGGGTCTGAACTGAAGGAGACAGTCAGAAACTTTGTAGAAGGCTATGAGGGAGGTTTCATTCCTTTTAACAGGGGCTCTCTGCCTGTAGTCAGCGGCATTTCTGTGAAGGTCAGGGAAAATGACGATGGCTATACGCTGGATAAAGTTACAAAGAATGGAAAAGTAGTTGGGGACAATGACAGGTTTACTGTAACCTGTCTGGCAATACCGCGACACATGGAAGCTGATCCTGCAGGTAAAAATATTGTATTTGACAGTGGAGATATTTCTGTGAAAGATACCTGGACAGGACATATTTCGGAGGGTAATGTTATTCTTGCAGAGCCTGAAGACTACATTACCCTGAGGTGAGAAGAATGGATATTGGAAATCGTAATACAGACAGAGAGAACTTTTTCATAAGAAAACGATTAAGGATAGCTGTCTTTATTGTTTTCTTCATTGGGATCGTTTTGACTGTTTTCCGGTATTTTGAGTTTGTGTCGAAAACGGTTTATGAGGAAAGTGTTTCTCATTTGACTGAGGTTTTTCGTCAGTCAAATAATGTGTTAAATGAACTGACAAATAAGAATCTGACCTATCTTCATATGTGGGGGGAGTATCTGCAGAAGACTTCTGATGAAAGCGAGATCCGTGATTATGTAGATAAAGCCCAGGATGAAGCCGGTTTTTTATATTTCTATTTTCTGTCAGCTGACGGCAACTATAAGATGTTAACAGGTGAAACCGGCTATCTTGGATTGCAGGAAGATCTTGAAGATAAGATAGCACAGGGGGAGGATATCATAACAAATGCAGTAGTTCCCGGAAAACCACAGATGCTTGTATTTGCCAGCCCCCAGTATCATGGAAGCTATCAGGGATTTGAATATGACGCAATTGCCATTGCATATGAAAACGCTGATATAGTAGATGTACTGGATATCTCTGCTTTTAATGGAAATGCCAAGAGTTATGTGGTTCATCCAGATGGCCGTGTTGTCATCGATCATTCCTTTGAGGCATGGGGAACCGTGTATAATTTCTTTGGTGTTTTAAGAGAGCATTCCAATATGTCCGAAGAAAAGATCCTTGAACTTTCAGGGAAATTTAAAGAGGGACGTACAGATGCGATGCTGGTGAACCTGGATGGAAGTAACTACTATCTGATTTATGGAAGATCGAAATATCAGGACTGGATATTTCTGGGACTTGTCCAGGCTGATATAGTCAATGCCAGCATGAATTCTCTGCAGCTTCGGACTATGCTCCTTGGAGGGGCCATAGTGTTCGGTATTGCTGTTTTTATTATTGAACTGATCCTCCAAAAGAACAGGATAAGCCTGAAAAGAAGGGATATTGAGATCCTCTATAGGGATGAGCTGTTTCAAAAGCTGTCAATGAATGTAGATGACGTTTTTCTGATGCTGGATGCAAAAACATATAAGGCAGATTATGTAAGTCCCAATGTGGAAAAACTGCTGGGTATTACAGTAGAACAGATCCAGAAGGATATTGGTGTTTTGGGAAAACTGCATTTTGAAGATCCAAAGAAGAATTATCTGAAAGAGATTCAGGTAAATGAGCAGCAGGAATGGGATTTTGAATATGTTCACCAGAAAACAGGGGAACAACGCTGGTTTCATATTATTGCAATGGGCAGTGAGGTAAACGGAAAAAAGAAATATATCCTGGTTATGTCTGACCGTACCGTTGATAAGAAAATGAACCAGGCCCTTTATGAGGCAGTCCGCGCTGCGGAGACTGCCAACCGGGCAAAGAGTACATTCCTTTCCAACATGTCCCATGATATCCGCACGCCAATGAATGCTGTTATCGGTTTTACTACACTGGCTGTAAGCAACATTGACAATAAGGAAAAAGTCAGGGATTATCTGGGAAAGATCCTTTCATCCAGCAACCATCTGCTTTCACTGATCAATGATGTACTGGATATGAGCCGTATAGAGAGCGGGAAGATACATCTGGAAGAAACAGAGGTCAGTCTGTCTGATATGCTCCATGATCTGAAGACGATCATCAGTGGACATATCTATGCGAAGCAGCTAGAGCTTTATATGGATGCCATGGATATTACAGATGAGGATGTTTATTGTGATAAAACGAGACTGAACCAGGTGCTGTTAAATCTTTTGTCTAATGCGATCAAGTTTACTCCTGCAGGGGGAACCGTTTCTGTCCGGCTGAAGCAGTTTCCTGGGGCGAAAAAGGGCAGTGGGCTGTACGAGATCCGGGTAAAGGATAGCGGGATCGGTATGAGCCAGGAATTTGTACAGAAGATATTTTCTCCTTTTGAACGGGAGCGGACATCCACGGTCAGCAGGACTCAGGGCACCGGGCTTGGTATGGCCATTACCAAGAATATTGTGGATATGATGGGGGGAACCATTGAGGTTCGGACAGAGCAGGGCAAAGGAACTGAATTTATAGTCCGTCTTCCATTGCGGATCCAGTCAGAGCAGCGCAGTATAGAGAAGATTGCAGAGCTGGAAGACCTTAAGGCATTGGTTGTAGACGATGATTTTAATACCTGTGACAGTGTGACAAAGATGCTTGTAAAGGTTGGAATGCGTTCAGAATGGACACTTTCAGGTAAGGAAGCCGTTCTTCGTGCACGGCAGTCTATGGAACTGGGGGATGCATTCCATGCTTATATCATCGACTGGCGTCTGCCGGATATGAATGGTATTGAAGTCACCCGGCAGATCCGCAGTATGGGTGATGATACACCGATCATTATCCTGACTGCTTATGACTGGTCAGATATTGAAGTAGAAGCCAGAGCAGCAGGAGTAAATGCATTTTGTGCAAAACCGCTGTTTATGTCAGATATCAGAGAGACACTGATGGCTGCTATCGGTCAGAAGCAGACCGGGGCAGAGGACCGTATCCTTCCGGAAGCAGGTCCTGATTTCAGAGGTAGATGTATATTGCTTGTGGAAGACAATGAGTTAAACCGTGAAATTGCTGAGGAGCTTCTTAAACAATATGGATTCCTGGTTGATATAGCGGAAAATGGAGCAGAGGCAGTGGAGAAAGTGAAGAATTCAGCACCAGGCACTTATGATCTGGTGCTTATGGATATTCAGATGCCTGTAATGAACGGATATGAGGCCACGGAGCAGATCCGTGCACTGGAGGATCCGGCACTGGCAAAGATCAGGATCCTTGCAATGACTGCCAATGCTTTTGACGAAGACAGAAAGCAAGCACTGAAATGTGGTATGGATGGATTTTTGTCCAAGCCGATCGTAATGGAAGAATTGATCCGTACATTACAAAATAATATGATGTAAGTGTCAAAAGTATAAATTGCGTTTGTGCTCGCACAAATAAGCAATTTATACTTATTGACACGCCGAACACCGAAAACGAAATAAAATGGTGTGAACACGCCATTTTATGGGAGTTTGAGGTGTTCGAGGATTGCGGGAATTGCATAGCAATGGAGCAATCCGGTTACATCAGTGAGTGGCAAAATTTACTTTTGACACTCACATCATAATATGAAATGAGCCAGATCACAGCCATTTACCCATGTTTTTGGCGGGTCTGAAGTAAAAAAGCCTCCTGCAAACTTGCTTGCAGGAGGTTTTTCTGACCTTTTGAACATAGTATTTTTGAATCCAGGATCATCTTAATTTCCAGATATCCCGGTCATACTCCCCGATCGTTCTGTCAGAGGAGAAATATCCGGCCTGGCTGATATTGACTAACATTTTTCTTGCCCATGAGGTGCGGTCTTCGTAGTCAGCGAAGGCCTTTTCTTTTGCTTCGCAGTAAGCTTTGAAATCCGGGAAGGTCATAAACCAGTCTTTGTTTAACAGTTCTTTGTACAGGCGTTCCAGGTTCTCTTTATCGCCTACGGCTAACATTTTCTTGCTGATGATGAAGTCTACGGCTTCTTTAATAGCCGGGTCTGCATCGTAGTAGTCTTTGGAGCAGTAGCTGGCGTTTTTGTAGCGTTCAATGACAGTCTCACTGGAATCACCGAAGATGTAGATATTGTCATCGCCTACCAGCTCATGGATCTCTACGTTAGCGCCGTCATCGGTTCCAAGGGTTACAGCACCATTTAACATGAATTTCATGTTTCCGGTTCCGCTGGCTTCCTTGGAAGCAAGGGAGATCTGCTCGGAAATATCGCAGGCCGGGATCAGCTTTTCAGCCAGAGTAACATTGTAGTTGCTTACCATAACTACATTTAAGTATGGTTTTACCTCAGGGTCCTTTTCAATGATCTGCTGCAGGCAGAGGATCATATGGATAATATCCTTGGCAATGATATAGGCAGGTGCAGCCTTTGCCCCGAAGATGGCAGTGATCGGTGTAGTTGGTTTTTTACCCTTTTTGATCTCCAGGTATTTATGGATGAGATAAAGGGCATTCATCTGCTGTCTCTTGTACTCATGAAGACGTTTGATCTGGATATCGAAAATGGAGTCCGGGTTAATGGTGATGCCCTGGGTCTTTTCCAGATAGTCAGCCAGCGCTGCCTTTTTCTGGGCCTTGATGTCTAACAGGCGGTAAAGCTGTTTCAAATTCTTTGTGATAACAGGTGTATTTAATTTCTTTAATTCTTCTGCATCTTTCTTAAATCCGTCCCCAATAAAACTGGTGATGAAGTCAGTCAGTTCCGGATTGCTGTGCAGCAGCCAGCGGCGGAAGGTAATGCCATTGGTCTTATTATTAAACTTCTCAGGATAAAGCTTGTAGAAGTTGTTTAATTCAGTCTCTTTTAAAATATCAGTGTGAAGGGAGGCAACACCGTTTACGCTGAAGCCATAGTGGATGTCAATGTGGGCCATGTGCACCAGATCATTTTTATCGATGATATAAACAGATGGATCATCGAATTTGCGGCGTACCTTATCATCCAGGACCTCCATAATAGGAAGGAGCTGTGGAACGGCCTCTTTGAAGAATTCTACCGGCCACTTTTCCAGTGCCTCTGCCAGTATCGTATGGTTGGTGTATGCGCAGCAGTGGCTTACGATCTCAATGGCATCGTCCATTTCCATGCCGTGTTCTGTAGTCAGCAGGCGGATCAGTTCCGGGATGACCATAGTTGGATGGGTGTCATTGATCTGGATCACAGCGTAGTCGGCAAGGTCATAAAGAGTGGAACCTTTGGCAATGGCTTCGTCTAAGATCAGTCTGGCAGCATTGCTGACCATGAAATACTGCTGGTAGATACGAAGGATACGTCCTTCTTTATCACTGTCGTCCGGATAGAGGAAAAGAGTCAGGTTTTTGGCAATATCGGTCTTGTCAAAGGAAATACCGTCCTCTACAATGCTTTCATCTACTGTTTCCACATCAAACAGGTGGAGCTTATTGGTTCGGTTGTTGTAGCCGGTAACTTCAATGTCATACATACGGGATGTAAGGGTGAAGTTCTTGTATGGAATTTTATAGGTTACATCTGTTTTTGTCAGCCAGGAAGTATTCTCAATCCAAGGATTTGGTTCTTCTGCCTGTTTGTTGTCTTTAAACAGCTGCTTGAAAAGACCGAAATGGTAATTTAAACCAACGCCGTCACCATTTAAGCCTAAAGTGGCAATAGAGTCCAGAAAACATGCAGCCAGACGTCCAAGACCACCGTTTCCAAGAGATGGCTCAGGCTCGGTCTCCTCTACTGCACTTAAGGATTTTCCA includes these proteins:
- a CDS encoding ABC transporter substrate-binding protein, with the protein product MKKKKWNRLFSVLFVMVTVISLLSGCGRKRAEKEDAETITVYLWSTQLYEKYAPYIQKQLPDINIEFVVGNNDLDFYRFLKENGGLPDVITCCRFSLHDASPLKDSLMDLSTTNEAGAVYNTYINSFTNRDGSVNWLPVCADAHGFVVNRDLFEKYDIPLPTDYESFVSACREFKKAGIRGFAADYYYDYTCMETLQGLSASELSSAAGRKWRTIYSDPENTKREGLDSTVWPEVFERMEQFIKDTGLSRDDLDMNYDDVTELYKNGKVAMYFGSSFGVKIFQDQGINTTFLPFFQENGEKWLMTTPYFQVALNRDLTQDETRRQKAMKVLNTMLSEEAQNQIVYEGQDILSYSQNVDIRLTEYLKDVKPVIEENHMYIRIASNDFFAISKDVVSRMISGEYDAEQAYQSFNTQLLEESTTSENIVLEPQKTYSNIFHTDGGNEAYSVMANTLRGIYGTDVLIASGNSFTGNVLKAKYSEKMAGRMIMPNGLWAYKCTMSGSELKETVRNFVEGYEGGFIPFNRGSLPVVSGISVKVRENDDGYTLDKVTKNGKVVGDNDRFTVTCLAIPRHMEADPAGKNIVFDSGDISVKDTWTGHISEGNVILAEPEDYITLR
- a CDS encoding response regulator, which translates into the protein MEKNKQDWIKIKFWTVSAVLGMCLICFTVLYFFYFSKAREESRLLNIVNYVKVQCSVYTRYNEVSECKCLIRAIDSARQVSVVIDAKTQDGKEFNNQLLEECTDQLWLTGAIVLDANGNTVGEYSESGSRDRSRFAKIQEHVNKETILDIADHEEKVYSQQISCDDGGHIDVAACARRDEPGIVITYYYTSAEFLQNYKLTIQSLLNGYQTFSDGTIMIVDNGVVIASNDTSLIGQDAKKQEVIQALKKNADSRHLMHLNVADDSYYGLMMKQRDYYIYAYIPERTVFHTLPQNVIMVMFIYMVVVTLVWLLLKKSRENSIKIEKEREQEYQRKLLEAAEKAEAANRAKTEFLQRMSHDIRTPINGICGMVDVGDHYSNNLQKQADCRKKIREASNILLELINEVLDMSKLESGEILLEEKPFDVYKTINDVMDLVSRQADERGIKVEQTIEIKNRKLLGSSLYLKRMLMNILSNAVKYNKDYGNIDLSCKEIPSHSTESTMLEFTCRDTGIGMSSGFKEHVFESFAREQKGGASKFGGTGLGMTITKNLAEKMGGTITFESERDKGTTFVLRIPFKIDLDADKHKEQKNVSERSIKDLNILLVEDNELNMEIAEFLLQNEGAQVTKAWNGQEAVEIFEKSRPGGFDVILMDIMMPVMNGYEAAKIIRSLDRKDAKVVPIIAMTANAFTEDKLKAKEAGMDEHIAKPVDVKLLVKVISGLVENSFGGIRNEKEKME
- a CDS encoding response regulator, whose product is MDIGNRNTDRENFFIRKRLRIAVFIVFFIGIVLTVFRYFEFVSKTVYEESVSHLTEVFRQSNNVLNELTNKNLTYLHMWGEYLQKTSDESEIRDYVDKAQDEAGFLYFYFLSADGNYKMLTGETGYLGLQEDLEDKIAQGEDIITNAVVPGKPQMLVFASPQYHGSYQGFEYDAIAIAYENADIVDVLDISAFNGNAKSYVVHPDGRVVIDHSFEAWGTVYNFFGVLREHSNMSEEKILELSGKFKEGRTDAMLVNLDGSNYYLIYGRSKYQDWIFLGLVQADIVNASMNSLQLRTMLLGGAIVFGIAVFIIELILQKNRISLKRRDIEILYRDELFQKLSMNVDDVFLMLDAKTYKADYVSPNVEKLLGITVEQIQKDIGVLGKLHFEDPKKNYLKEIQVNEQQEWDFEYVHQKTGEQRWFHIIAMGSEVNGKKKYILVMSDRTVDKKMNQALYEAVRAAETANRAKSTFLSNMSHDIRTPMNAVIGFTTLAVSNIDNKEKVRDYLGKILSSSNHLLSLINDVLDMSRIESGKIHLEETEVSLSDMLHDLKTIISGHIYAKQLELYMDAMDITDEDVYCDKTRLNQVLLNLLSNAIKFTPAGGTVSVRLKQFPGAKKGSGLYEIRVKDSGIGMSQEFVQKIFSPFERERTSTVSRTQGTGLGMAITKNIVDMMGGTIEVRTEQGKGTEFIVRLPLRIQSEQRSIEKIAELEDLKALVVDDDFNTCDSVTKMLVKVGMRSEWTLSGKEAVLRARQSMELGDAFHAYIIDWRLPDMNGIEVTRQIRSMGDDTPIIILTAYDWSDIEVEARAAGVNAFCAKPLFMSDIRETLMAAIGQKQTGAEDRILPEAGPDFRGRCILLVEDNELNREIAEELLKQYGFLVDIAENGAEAVEKVKNSAPGTYDLVLMDIQMPVMNGYEATEQIRALEDPALAKIRILAMTANAFDEDRKQALKCGMDGFLSKPIVMEELIRTLQNNMM
- the glgP gene encoding glycogen/starch/alpha-glucan family phosphorylase, producing the protein MTKEILKNRLTALCKKEISDCSEKELYTGLLSLVQEMAKDKESNQGKKKLYYISAEFLIGKLLSNNMINLGIYDTVKNLLEENGKSLSAVEETEPEPSLGNGGLGRLAACFLDSIATLGLNGDGVGLNYHFGLFKQLFKDNKQAEEPNPWIENTSWLTKTDVTYKIPYKNFTLTSRMYDIEVTGYNNRTNKLHLFDVETVDESIVEDGISFDKTDIAKNLTLFLYPDDSDKEGRILRIYQQYFMVSNAARLILDEAIAKGSTLYDLADYAVIQINDTHPTMVIPELIRLLTTEHGMEMDDAIEIVSHCCAYTNHTILAEALEKWPVEFFKEAVPQLLPIMEVLDDKVRRKFDDPSVYIIDKNDLVHMAHIDIHYGFSVNGVASLHTDILKETELNNFYKLYPEKFNNKTNGITFRRWLLHSNPELTDFITSFIGDGFKKDAEELKKLNTPVITKNLKQLYRLLDIKAQKKAALADYLEKTQGITINPDSIFDIQIKRLHEYKRQQMNALYLIHKYLEIKKGKKPTTPITAIFGAKAAPAYIIAKDIIHMILCLQQIIEKDPEVKPYLNVVMVSNYNVTLAEKLIPACDISEQISLASKEASGTGNMKFMLNGAVTLGTDDGANVEIHELVGDDNIYIFGDSSETVIERYKNASYCSKDYYDADPAIKEAVDFIISKKMLAVGDKENLERLYKELLNKDWFMTFPDFKAYCEAKEKAFADYEDRTSWARKMLVNISQAGYFSSDRTIGEYDRDIWKLR